ATTTACATGGAATAGAACAAACCATTTGGGTTTCCCTGCTCATAGAAATTCCTAAAAAGAGCTACTGCCTCTTCTGCCATGATCCCCCCAGTACATTTGAAACCTCTCAGTCTGGGATTATGGCCCCTAGCAAAAGAAACACACAAGACCATGTTAGCTGTACCATTCGTCAGCACCCTCAATAAATGACAGGATTCAGGCTTTGGAAAAATGCATGAGAACTCAATAACCGTGCAGCACTCATGGAATAAAAAGATCGAACTTAGCTGATCATGACACAACATCTATCATAGTGAAATACTAGGAATAAAGGTAACGGTGGTATAAAGAAAAGTTTGTTATCCTGAGCAAATAGCTTTTATGTGCTGCTGACATTCCCTTACCCTGACAAATCATCCAAGGAAGAATTCTCATGGAGTGACATGACTGATCCACACCCTCCAAATTTATCATTGGCACAACCAAAGTATACTTCCCTTATTCCTACCCAAATAAAGAGCATGTTAAAATAAGACATTTGTTATACTGTAACATAGTTTAACAAGAGAAAATAGACTATTCAGACCTAATATTGACAATGCCGATGCACACATTATGCACGGCTCACACGTGACATAAAGGTCGCACCCGGCAAACTTCTCCGCTGTTTGTGTCTGGTCAAGACCCATACTCTGCCACTCCCGTAGCAGATCATCGATTGCTTCCATCTCAGCATGTCTGGTTGCCTTACAATAGAAGGTAATAAAATCATTCGGACGAGAGAACACAAAAACATCTCGAAGCCCACATATTCTGCAAAGATGATAATTGCGTACATTTcgggtggcattggtcctgtTGCTACCAGAGGAAATAACCTTCCCATTTTCCACAATCACACATCTATCATGACAGGGATAGAACAATGCAATCAGCACATTAGGAACCAATATTTAGATTTTCACCGAGTGAGCCGTGAACTCTATTCAAGTGAAACGGAAGCATACCCTACAGGAACCTCGAGGTTGTTCAACGCGAACTTTGCCTACAAAAACAGACCCAAAATTTGACGCCAGAAAATGGCAGAAATACTGCACGCGTGTTCTACTTACAACAGGCAAGATTTGAGGCGTACCTGGTCGAGGGCGAGCTTCATAAACACCGTCGCCTCCATTGCACGGGCAGGAAGGGAGGAGCGCAAGTTACGCAGCAAGGAGCCTAGGACGGATCGGcgaggcggctccggcgcggCCACGCGAGGATGCGGCGACGGGCGACGGGGCGAGCGAGCTGCTCCAGTTGGGACTCCGGACTAGGAAGAGGGTCGTGTCTAGGTTTCTCCTTTTTTCGGTCTCTCTTCAGTTCAGGCCGTGGGCCGGGGCCTGGGGTTGAGAAGCCCTGACAGACAGCCCATCTACCAGTACTTCGTCGTCTCTAGTCACCAAAAGCCAGGAGGGGGGGAGGCCACCGTCTCACCCACCGGCGGAGATGAGTGGTGGTGGCGCGAAGAGGGTTCTCGAGGCGTGGAAGCTCGGGGTGGTCAAGTACGGCGACGCCCTGAGGCTCCAGGAGAGGCTCGTCGCCGACCGGAGAGCCGGCCGCATCCCGGACCTCGTGCTGTCGCTGCAGCACCCGCCGACCTACACCCTCGGCAAGCGGCGCACGGACCACAACCTGCTCGTGCCGGAGTCCAGCCTCGGGGGCCTCggcgccgagctccaccgcACGGAGCGGGGCGGCGACGTCACCTTCCACGGACCGCGCCAGGCCGTGCTCTACCCCATCCTCTCGCTCCGGGACATCGGGCTAGGCGCGCGGAGGTACGTCGAAGGGCTCGAGTCCGCCATGATCGAGGTGGCGTCGCTGTACGGCATCAAGGCGCGGCCGGGGGGCGCCTGCGAGACCGGCGTGTGGGTCGGGGACAGGAAGATTGGGGCCATCGGGGTCAGGATCTCGTCCGGGTTTACCTCCCATGGCCTGGCGTTCAATATCGATCCCGATTTGGGCTACTTCAAACACATTGTGCCCTGCGGTATTGCCGACAAGGAGGTCACGTCGctgcggcgggaggcggcagTGGAACTCCCTCCCGACGAGGTGATCCATGACCAGCTCGTGCAGAGCTTGGCGAGAACCTTCTACTTCAGTGATGTTAAACTCAAGGATGATTCAGAGTGTGCAGAGATGATGTGCTCAGCTGCAACCTCCCAATCATGATACATGTTTTACTCTGTATACCAGGGTTTCTTCTCAACACATTGTTA
This is a stretch of genomic DNA from Brachypodium distachyon strain Bd21 chromosome 1, Brachypodium_distachyon_v3.0, whole genome shotgun sequence. It encodes these proteins:
- the LOC100845457 gene encoding tRNA-specific adenosine deaminase 2 isoform X1 — encoded protein: MEATVFMKLALDQAKFALNNLEVPVGCVIVENGKVISSGSNRTNATRNATRHAEMEAIDDLLREWQSMGLDQTQTAEKFAGCDLYVTCEPCIMCASALSILGIREVYFGCANDKFGGCGSVMSLHENSSLDDLSGGHNPRLRGFKCTGGIMAEEAVALFRNFYEQGNPNAPKPHRPVRVDQQ
- the LOC100845457 gene encoding tRNA-specific adenosine deaminase 2 isoform X2, whose amino-acid sequence is MGRLFPLVATGPMPPEIHAEMEAIDDLLREWQSMGLDQTQTAEKFAGCDLYVTCEPCIMCASALSILGIREVYFGCANDKFGGCGSVMSLHENSSLDDLSGGHNPRLRGFKCTGGIMAEEAVALFRNFYEQGNPNAPKPHRPVRVDQQ
- the LOC100842681 gene encoding octanoyltransferase: MSGGGAKRVLEAWKLGVVKYGDALRLQERLVADRRAGRIPDLVLSLQHPPTYTLGKRRTDHNLLVPESSLGGLGAELHRTERGGDVTFHGPRQAVLYPILSLRDIGLGARRYVEGLESAMIEVASLYGIKARPGGACETGVWVGDRKIGAIGVRISSGFTSHGLAFNIDPDLGYFKHIVPCGIADKEVTSLRREAAVELPPDEVIHDQLVQSLARTFYFSDVKLKDDSECAEMMCSAATSQS